A window of Shewanella mesophila contains these coding sequences:
- a CDS encoding mechanosensitive ion channel family protein yields MENLDSYIEQAPGLIVTYGLQVIMALVIFIVGKYFAKVAKSLTSKLLTKRKIDQTVVSFVSNMAWAVVFVFTIIATLGQIGVQTASLVAVIGAAGLAVGLALQGSLSNFASGVLMVMFRPCRVGDYIEAAGIAGTVDEITIFSTKLRTPDNKVIVAPNSAVMNGTITNYSAMDTRRIDLVIGVSYDANLQETKKVLKQVLDNNSHVLKDPAYTVALVELADSSINFVVRPWVKGADYWPARFEILEQIKLALDEANIGIPYPQMDIYVKETPAA; encoded by the coding sequence ATGGAAAATCTGGATAGTTATATTGAGCAAGCGCCTGGGCTGATCGTGACTTACGGTCTGCAGGTTATTATGGCGTTAGTTATTTTTATTGTTGGTAAGTATTTTGCGAAAGTGGCTAAAAGCCTAACGTCAAAATTGCTGACTAAGCGTAAAATAGATCAAACCGTAGTGTCATTCGTGTCAAACATGGCTTGGGCCGTAGTGTTTGTATTTACGATCATTGCCACTTTAGGACAAATTGGTGTTCAAACCGCATCGCTGGTAGCCGTTATCGGTGCCGCCGGTTTAGCGGTTGGTTTAGCACTGCAAGGTTCTCTATCAAACTTCGCTTCAGGCGTATTGATGGTGATGTTCCGTCCTTGCCGTGTGGGTGATTATATCGAGGCTGCGGGTATTGCTGGCACGGTTGATGAGATCACTATTTTTTCGACTAAACTTCGTACGCCTGATAACAAGGTGATTGTTGCACCTAACTCGGCAGTTATGAATGGCACTATTACTAACTACTCAGCGATGGATACTCGTCGTATCGATCTTGTGATTGGTGTGTCTTATGATGCTAATCTGCAAGAAACTAAGAAGGTACTTAAGCAAGTGCTAGATAACAATAGCCATGTACTGAAAGATCCTGCTTATACCGTTGCGTTAGTCGAATTAGCCGATTCTTCTATTAACTTTGTAGTTCGCCCATGGGTTAAAGGTGCAGATTACTGGCCGGCACGCTTTGAGATCCTTGAGCAGATTAAACTGGCGTTAGACGAAGCCAATATTGGTATTCCTTATCCACAGATGGATATCTATGTCAAAGAAACCCCAGCGGCTTAA
- a CDS encoding OmpA family protein, with protein sequence MKAWITILLLSVSLTSSANSLTWSDIDKDGVPDNKDACPNTQIGASVDASGCERQIIESFCLPTTSGETYPAHCQKITPIVVTFDFASAQVDYSQWRYLAELQSFLNQYPATLCIVGHADNVGEAEFNQTLSYDRAVNVTQILVEDYQFSPQRFSVVGQGSTQPIADNQTDAGRALNRRVEFIVESH encoded by the coding sequence ATGAAAGCTTGGATTACTATCCTTCTTTTGAGTGTTTCACTAACAAGTAGCGCTAATTCGCTAACTTGGAGCGATATCGATAAAGATGGTGTGCCAGACAATAAGGATGCTTGCCCTAATACTCAAATTGGAGCGAGTGTTGATGCGAGCGGCTGCGAAAGGCAGATCATCGAGTCGTTTTGTTTACCAACGACCAGTGGTGAAACCTATCCAGCACATTGCCAAAAAATAACGCCAATAGTGGTTACTTTTGATTTCGCTAGCGCGCAAGTTGATTATTCACAATGGCGATATTTGGCCGAGTTACAATCGTTTTTAAATCAGTATCCAGCTACATTGTGCATTGTTGGTCATGCCGATAATGTGGGCGAGGCTGAGTTTAATCAAACCTTGTCCTATGACAGAGCGGTAAATGTGACGCAAATATTAGTTGAGGATTATCAATTTAGTCCTCAGCGATTTAGCGTTGTCGGGCAAGGAAGTACCCAGCCGATAGCTGATAATCAAACTGACGCTGGTCGGGCACTTAATCGAAGGGTAGAGTTTATTGTTGAGTCTCACTAG
- a CDS encoding chlorhexidine efflux transporter, which yields MRLIHGLGFEVGFVFISLPMMLWFLDIGLLAAFMLEALFLVVFFFYAIAVNWLFDYCRTKLYRESGAR from the coding sequence CTGCGGCTCATCCATGGCCTGGGATTTGAGGTTGGATTCGTGTTTATTAGCCTGCCTATGATGTTATGGTTTCTCGACATAGGTCTATTGGCGGCATTCATGCTTGAGGCATTGTTTTTAGTTGTGTTTTTCTTCTATGCAATCGCTGTCAATTGGCTTTTTGATTACTGCAGAACTAAGTTATATAGGGAGAGCGGGGCGCGCTAA
- a CDS encoding DUF924 family protein — MEQFLQQWFNHYEKGTGVEINELSRDTLDNWQQLLSGAKSGQLDAWQKNPPGRLALILLMGPIAHLLEDESAMNLQNKARELCVSGVDKGFDTQLEPLQRRCFYDPLFYSTKTDDRALLIRLLQGMQSQLTTEAKPAWCNWYQQASVTTH; from the coding sequence GTGGAGCAGTTTTTACAGCAGTGGTTTAACCATTATGAGAAAGGGACTGGTGTTGAGATCAATGAACTCAGTCGTGACACCTTGGATAATTGGCAGCAGTTATTAAGTGGGGCTAAAAGCGGGCAGTTAGATGCATGGCAAAAAAATCCACCGGGCAGACTCGCGCTTATCCTATTGATGGGGCCCATCGCCCATCTTCTCGAGGATGAATCGGCTATGAATCTGCAAAATAAGGCTCGGGAGTTGTGTGTATCTGGCGTTGATAAAGGTTTCGATACTCAGCTTGAGCCACTGCAACGTCGCTGTTTTTATGATCCGCTGTTTTACTCGACTAAAACAGATGATAGAGCGCTTCTGATCCGTTTGCTGCAAGGGATGCAGTCTCAACTAACCACCGAGGCTAAACCGGCTTGGTGTAATTGGTATCAGCAAGCTTCAGTTACTACGCATTAG
- a CDS encoding DUF4136 domain-containing protein has product MKKVIVLAAALAISACSTMKSSSDYDPNVNFNEIKSYAWVVQKSEDTTYHLDGLMDQRVRSAVDTQLQFKGIAKTEADKADVLVNYFTKVDKKINVDTFNTNFGYNPYYGPGWAWGGSMHTQTTVREYEIGTLVVDLVNRETGKLIWRGSVADTIRDKNTPEERIEVVNKAIAEMMLQYPPKPEAK; this is encoded by the coding sequence ATGAAGAAAGTAATCGTTTTAGCCGCTGCGCTGGCTATATCCGCGTGTAGCACGATGAAGTCGAGCTCAGATTATGATCCTAATGTGAATTTTAATGAGATAAAAAGTTATGCCTGGGTCGTTCAGAAGAGTGAAGACACGACTTATCATCTAGATGGTTTGATGGATCAAAGGGTTAGAAGTGCCGTCGACACGCAGTTGCAGTTTAAGGGGATTGCTAAGACAGAAGCAGATAAGGCTGATGTTCTAGTTAACTATTTCACTAAGGTCGATAAGAAAATAAATGTCGATACCTTCAATACTAATTTTGGCTACAACCCATATTATGGTCCTGGTTGGGCTTGGGGCGGTAGCATGCATACCCAGACAACGGTACGTGAATATGAGATAGGTACATTGGTTGTCGATTTAGTCAATCGTGAGACGGGTAAGCTGATTTGGCGCGGTTCGGTAGCCGATACTATTCGTGATAAGAATACCCCAGAAGAGCGTATCGAAGTGGTCAATAAAGCGATTGCAGAGATGATGTTGCAATATCCACCTAAGCCAGAAGCTAAGTAA
- the yciH gene encoding stress response translation initiation inhibitor YciH — protein sequence MRIDPNITLVYSTDGGKITEKNEPQAIPQGDGIVRIHKDSKGRKGKGVSVIKGLGLDEKELKALAQKLKKQCGCGGTVKEFNIEVQTDNRELLKTLLEKLNYQVKLAGG from the coding sequence ATGAGAATCGATCCCAATATCACCTTAGTCTATAGCACTGATGGTGGAAAAATAACGGAAAAGAATGAACCCCAAGCGATCCCACAAGGCGATGGCATAGTTCGTATACACAAAGACAGTAAGGGAAGAAAAGGTAAAGGCGTTTCAGTCATCAAAGGCCTAGGACTCGATGAGAAGGAGTTAAAAGCACTGGCTCAAAAACTCAAGAAACAATGTGGATGTGGTGGTACAGTGAAAGAGTTTAATATCGAAGTTCAAACTGACAATCGTGAACTCTTGAAGACCCTACTTGAAAAGCTCAATTATCAAGTCAAATTGGCCGGAGGCTAA